From one Fusobacterium mortiferum ATCC 9817 genomic stretch:
- a CDS encoding MarR family winged helix-turn-helix transcriptional regulator — protein MTGNINKVNEILEEFYKLFYKTEDMALKRGIKCLTHTELHLIEAIGEESLTMNELADRVGITMGTATVAVSKLTEKGFIARVRSNSDRRKVYVSLTDKGSKALTYHNNYHKMIMSSITENIADKDLSHFIEIFELILGALQEKTDYFRPLTIVDFNEGERVSIVEIKGTPIVQNYFAGHGIENFSIVEIMKPTSKENFVIKSPTGEIIELDILDAKNLIGIKAD, from the coding sequence ATGACTGGAAATATTAATAAAGTAAATGAAATATTAGAGGAGTTTTACAAACTATTTTATAAAACTGAAGATATGGCTCTAAAAAGAGGTATCAAATGTTTAACTCATACAGAGTTACACCTAATAGAAGCTATTGGGGAAGAATCACTTACTATGAATGAGCTTGCTGACAGAGTTGGGATAACTATGGGAACTGCTACTGTAGCAGTATCTAAGCTTACTGAAAAAGGGTTTATAGCTAGAGTTCGTTCTAATTCTGATAGAAGAAAGGTATATGTTTCTCTTACTGATAAGGGAAGCAAGGCTCTAACTTACCACAACAACTATCATAAAATGATAATGTCTAGTATCACTGAAAATATAGCTGATAAAGATTTAAGCCATTTTATTGAGATTTTTGAACTAATACTTGGAGCTTTACAAGAGAAAACTGATTACTTCAGACCTCTTACTATTGTGGACTTCAACGAAGGAGAGAGAGTTTCTATTGTAGAGATAAAAGGTACTCCTATTGTTCAAAACTATTTTGCTGGACACGGAATAGAAAACTTTAGTATAGTTGAGATAATGAAACCTACTTCAAAGGAAAATTTTGTAATAAAATCTCCTACTGGTGAAATTATCGAATTAGACATTCTTGATGCTAAAAACTTAATAGGAATAAAAGCAGACTAA
- the rpe gene encoding ribulose-phosphate 3-epimerase: protein MSNIKIAPSILSADFSKLGEEVIAIDKAGADYVHIDVMDGIFVPNLTFGAPVIKAIRNKTDLVFDVHLMIDRPERYIEDFANAGADIIVVHAESTIHLHRVIQQIKATGKKAGVSLNPATPVDVLKYIIDDLDMVLVMSVNPGFGGQKFIESAVQKIKDVRALSKTVDIQVDGGITDKTIGRCIEAGANVFVAGSYVFSGDYKERIESLKRG, encoded by the coding sequence ATGAGTAATATAAAAATTGCTCCATCAATATTATCAGCAGATTTTAGTAAATTAGGGGAGGAAGTAATAGCAATAGATAAAGCTGGTGCTGACTATGTGCATATAGATGTAATGGACGGAATTTTTGTTCCTAACCTTACTTTTGGAGCTCCTGTTATAAAAGCTATTAGAAATAAAACTGACTTAGTTTTTGACGTACACTTAATGATAGATAGACCAGAGAGATATATAGAGGACTTTGCCAATGCTGGTGCTGACATCATTGTAGTTCACGCTGAATCTACTATACACTTACATAGAGTAATCCAACAAATTAAAGCCACTGGAAAAAAAGCAGGTGTTTCATTAAATCCAGCTACTCCAGTAGATGTATTAAAATATATAATTGATGACTTAGATATGGTACTAGTTATGAGTGTAAACCCAGGATTTGGAGGACAAAAATTTATAGAGAGTGCTGTACAAAAGATAAAAGATGTAAGAGCTTTAAGCAAAACTGTGGATATACAGGTAGATGGTGGAATAACTGATAAAACAATAGGAAGATGTATAGAGGCTGGAGCTAATGTATTTGTAGCTGGTTCTTATGTATTTTCTGGAGATTATAAAGAGAGAATTGAGAGTTTAAAGAGAGGTTAA
- the rsgA gene encoding ribosome small subunit-dependent GTPase A, which yields MNKIQGFYYVKSEDKVYECKLRGILKRKESKDNCVVGDIVEISEDNYIINVEERKNLVERPLVANIDYLVIQFAGKDPDIDYERLNILLLRSFYYKIKPVIIINKIDLLSAEELEEVKKNLEFLNKLDIKYFLISQKENIGIEELKVFLKDKITAFGGPSGVGKSSIINLLQNEKKLETGETSKRLRRGKHTTKDTNLLELIGGGYIIDTPGFSSVELPDIKDAQELIALFPEFTNRGNCKFNNCLHLNEPSCAIKNSVGEGEIERSRYNFYKKVYEKLKEERWNRYE from the coding sequence ATTAATAAGATTCAAGGATTTTATTATGTAAAATCTGAAGATAAAGTCTATGAATGTAAATTGAGAGGGATTTTAAAAAGAAAAGAGAGCAAAGATAACTGTGTTGTTGGGGATATAGTAGAGATTTCAGAAGATAACTATATTATTAATGTAGAGGAGAGAAAAAATCTTGTAGAGAGACCTCTAGTTGCCAATATAGATTATCTAGTAATACAATTTGCTGGAAAAGACCCAGATATAGATTATGAAAGACTTAATATCCTTTTGCTTAGAAGTTTTTATTACAAAATCAAACCTGTAATTATCATCAATAAGATTGATTTACTTTCAGCTGAGGAGTTAGAAGAGGTAAAGAAAAACTTAGAGTTTTTAAATAAACTTGATATAAAATACTTTTTAATTTCACAAAAAGAGAATATTGGTATTGAGGAATTAAAGGTATTTTTAAAGGATAAAATCACTGCCTTTGGTGGTCCTAGTGGTGTGGGAAAATCTAGTATAATAAATCTTTTACAAAATGAAAAAAAATTAGAAACTGGAGAAACTAGTAAAAGACTTAGAAGAGGAAAACATACTACTAAAGATACCAACCTACTTGAATTGATAGGAGGAGGTTATATAATAGACACTCCTGGATTTTCATCAGTGGAGTTACCAGATATAAAAGATGCTCAAGAGTTGATAGCTCTTTTTCCAGAGTTTACTAATAGAGGAAACTGTAAATTTAATAACTGTTTACATCTCAACGAGCCAAGTTGTGCTATAAAAAACAGTGTTGGAGAGGGAGAAATAGAGAGAAGCAGATATAATTTCTATAAAAAAGTATATGAAAAATTGAAAGAGGAGAGGTGGAATAGATATGAGTAA
- a CDS encoding PASTA domain-containing protein has protein sequence MNKKTVFISLAGLLGIIFIMFFSLKIFQIVYFNEKYYKVPNLKSYTVKEVTEALKNSELSIKEAGEEFSDLPIGEIFLQEPEANSVVKKGRTIKVWVSKGKALVQVPNLVGMNYLDAKVIAEQKGLIIDKVITVKAQGEYNEVLATDPNTNTLMTRGEKISFLVNGAEQVVEVKMPDIIGISFDSALEILTKNSLIVGNVEFTSIPEVQKNVIIKSSVKSGEKIPAGSAVDLTINN, from the coding sequence ATGAATAAAAAAACAGTTTTTATCTCCTTAGCTGGACTTTTAGGAATAATTTTTATAATGTTTTTTTCTCTTAAAATATTTCAAATAGTATACTTTAATGAGAAATATTACAAAGTTCCAAATTTAAAATCATATACAGTGAAAGAGGTAACAGAGGCATTAAAAAATAGTGAACTAAGTATAAAAGAGGCTGGGGAAGAGTTTTCAGATTTACCTATTGGAGAGATTTTCTTACAAGAGCCAGAAGCAAACTCTGTTGTAAAAAAAGGCAGAACTATAAAGGTGTGGGTAAGTAAGGGAAAAGCCCTTGTACAAGTACCTAATCTTGTAGGAATGAATTACTTAGATGCCAAGGTTATAGCTGAACAAAAAGGTCTTATTATAGATAAAGTTATTACAGTAAAAGCTCAAGGGGAGTATAACGAAGTATTGGCTACTGACCCTAATACTAATACTCTTATGACTAGAGGAGAGAAGATATCTTTCCTTGTAAATGGTGCTGAACAAGTAGTAGAGGTAAAAATGCCTGATATAATAGGTATCTCTTTTGATAGTGCTCTTGAAATTCTTACTAAAAACTCCTTAATAGTAGGAAATGTTGAGTTTACATCTATACCAGAAGTACAAAAAAATGTTATAATAAAGAGTAGTGTTAAATCTGGAGAAAAAATTCCAGCTGGTTCAGCTGTGGATTTGACTATTAACAACTAA
- the hpt gene encoding hypoxanthine phosphoribosyltransferase — MDYTIKTLLTREEVEKRIKELAKEIEKDYCGKDLLVIGLLKGSIMFMSDLIKEMDLPVMIDFMSVSSYSGTTSTGVINVLKDTDISVKDKDVLIVEDIIDTGLTLSHVKKLLEDRGAKSLKICTLLDKPSRRTVEMKGDYVGFEIPDEFVVGYGLDYDQHHRNLPYVGIVVKK; from the coding sequence GTGGATTATACTATTAAGACTCTTTTAACAAGAGAAGAGGTTGAAAAAAGAATCAAGGAATTAGCAAAAGAGATTGAAAAGGACTATTGTGGTAAAGACCTTTTAGTTATTGGACTATTAAAAGGTTCAATAATGTTTATGAGTGACTTAATCAAAGAGATGGATTTACCAGTTATGATAGACTTTATGAGTGTTTCTAGTTACTCAGGAACAACAAGTACTGGAGTAATAAATGTTTTAAAAGATACTGACATCAGTGTAAAGGACAAAGATGTTTTAATAGTTGAGGACATCATAGATACAGGATTAACACTAAGTCACGTGAAAAAACTTTTAGAAGATAGAGGAGCTAAATCTCTTAAAATATGTACTCTATTAGATAAACCAAGCAGAAGAACTGTTGAGATGAAAGGGGATTATGTAGGTTTTGAAATCCCTGATGAGTTCGTTGTTGGATATGGATTAGACTATGACCAACACCATAGAAACTTACCATATGTTGGAATTGTAGTAAAAAAATAA
- the rsmA gene encoding 16S rRNA (adenine(1518)-N(6)/adenine(1519)-N(6))-dimethyltransferase RsmA, producing MSFKHKKKFGQNFLTDQREVLRKIMEVSNVQAEDTVLEIGPGEGALTALLLDTAKKVVTVEIDRDLEKILRKKFDGNPKYTLVMNDVLETDLRAYVGAGTKVVANIPYYITSPIINKLIENRDVIDEIYIMVQKEVAERVCAKKGKERSVLTLAVEYYGEAEYLFTIPKEFFTPIPKVDSAFMSIKLYKDNRYINQVDEDTFFKYVKAGFSNKRKNLLNNFSTLGYSKDELRVILAKAEIPETERAENLSIEDFIRLISIFENK from the coding sequence ATGTCCTTTAAACATAAGAAAAAATTTGGACAAAACTTTTTGACTGACCAGAGGGAAGTCCTAAGAAAAATTATGGAAGTGTCTAATGTACAAGCTGAAGATACTGTACTAGAGATAGGACCAGGGGAGGGAGCTTTGACTGCTCTACTTCTTGATACAGCCAAAAAAGTTGTAACTGTGGAGATAGATAGAGATTTAGAAAAAATCTTAAGAAAAAAATTTGATGGAAATCCTAAATATACTCTTGTAATGAATGATGTATTAGAAACTGACTTGAGAGCCTATGTAGGAGCTGGAACAAAGGTAGTTGCTAATATTCCATACTATATCACTTCACCTATAATCAATAAGCTTATAGAGAATAGAGATGTAATAGATGAGATATATATTATGGTTCAAAAAGAGGTAGCTGAAAGAGTTTGTGCTAAAAAAGGTAAAGAGAGAAGTGTCTTAACTCTTGCTGTGGAATATTATGGAGAGGCTGAATATCTATTCACTATCCCTAAGGAGTTCTTTACTCCTATTCCTAAGGTGGACTCTGCTTTTATGTCTATTAAACTTTACAAGGACAATAGATATATAAATCAAGTTGATGAGGATACTTTCTTTAAGTATGTAAAAGCTGGTTTCTCAAATAAGAGAAAAAATCTATTAAACAACTTCTCTACTTTAGGATATTCTAAAGATGAGTTGAGAGTTATCTTAGCTAAGGCAGAGATACCAGAAACAGAGAGAGCAGAAAATCTTTCAATAGAGGATTTTATAAGATTGATATCAATATTTGAAAATAAGTAA
- a CDS encoding DUF4911 domain-containing protein → MLSSYEFLIQSRKEDIDFINKVIEAYEGIGVVRTVDANAGIVNVISTDDFKDFVRTIIEDLDKNYGVEAKITEEGPWKGSLYINKK, encoded by the coding sequence ATGTTATCAAGCTATGAGTTTTTAATACAGAGTAGAAAAGAGGACATAGATTTTATCAATAAGGTAATAGAAGCTTATGAGGGAATAGGAGTAGTGAGAACAGTAGATGCCAATGCTGGTATTGTAAATGTAATCTCTACTGATGACTTTAAAGATTTCGTAAGAACTATTATAGAAGACTTAGATAAAAACTATGGAGTAGAGGCAAAAATAACAGAAGAGGGACCTTGGAAGGGTTCTCTATACATAAATAAAAAGTAG
- a CDS encoding KH domain-containing protein: MEKLEKLMQYIIGELVDNNSETRITYDVVDDTVIFKVSVAQGEMGKIIGKNGLTANAIRGVMQAAGVKDKLNVNVEFLD; encoded by the coding sequence ATGGAAAAATTAGAAAAATTAATGCAATATATAATAGGAGAATTAGTAGATAATAACTCTGAAACAAGAATCACTTATGATGTAGTAGATGATACTGTTATATTCAAAGTGAGTGTAGCTCAAGGAGAGATGGGAAAAATAATAGGAAAGAATGGACTTACAGCTAATGCAATAAGAGGAGTTATGCAAGCAGCTGGAGTAAAAGATAAACTAAATGTAAATGTAGAGTTTTTAGACTAG
- the rimM gene encoding ribosome maturation factor RimM (Essential for efficient processing of 16S rRNA) gives MELLTVGKISGTHHLKGAVKVVSNIENIEILLNNRIVVEVGENNQRILTVKSASHLVGNKCVLEFEEITNKTEAGNLKNGFIKVRREILGVGEDEYLLNDLLNMKAIDIDTEEELGTVVDIFETAAHDILVIESAKCEVMVPDIDEFVKKIDFDKRVIYIHLIEGMKEEKGKKYQQDDGMDEE, from the coding sequence ATGGAGCTTTTAACAGTAGGAAAAATATCTGGAACTCACCACCTAAAAGGAGCAGTAAAGGTTGTATCTAATATTGAAAATATTGAGATACTATTAAATAACAGAATAGTAGTGGAAGTAGGAGAGAATAATCAAAGAATCCTTACAGTAAAATCTGCTTCTCATCTAGTGGGAAATAAGTGTGTATTAGAGTTTGAGGAGATAACTAACAAGACAGAAGCTGGAAATTTAAAAAATGGATTTATAAAAGTAAGAAGAGAGATATTAGGTGTTGGAGAAGATGAATACTTATTAAATGACTTACTAAATATGAAGGCGATAGATATAGATACTGAAGAAGAGTTAGGAACAGTAGTTGATATTTTTGAAACAGCTGCTCACGATATCTTAGTGATAGAGTCAGCTAAGTGTGAGGTTATGGTTCCAGATATAGATGAGTTTGTAAAGAAGATAGATTTTGATAAAAGAGTAATATATATCCATCTAATTGAAGGAATGAAAGAGGAAAAGGGAAAAAAATATCAACAAGATGATGGAATGGACGAGGAGTAA
- the trmD gene encoding tRNA (guanosine(37)-N1)-methyltransferase TrmD: MKINILTLFPEMFSGFKSESIIGKALEKNLLEINIVNIREFCYDKHKQADDMPFGGGAGMVMKPEPLFRALETVKGKVIYTTPQGVRFNQKLAIELAQEEEITIIAGHYEGIDERVVESKVDLEVSIGDFVLTGGELPAMMMADCIARLVPGVIKKESYENDSFFNGLLDYPHYTRPAEYEGMKVPEVLLSGHHKNIETWRLKESLKRTYLRRRDLLVGRELSKEEKKLLAEIKRELGKEKNDI, encoded by the coding sequence ATGAAAATTAATATTCTTACTCTTTTTCCTGAGATGTTTTCAGGATTTAAAAGTGAAAGTATAATAGGAAAAGCTCTTGAAAAAAATCTTTTAGAGATAAATATTGTAAATATCAGAGAATTTTGTTATGATAAACATAAACAAGCTGATGATATGCCTTTTGGTGGAGGAGCTGGAATGGTTATGAAACCAGAGCCACTTTTTAGAGCTCTAGAAACTGTAAAGGGAAAGGTAATCTATACCACTCCTCAAGGTGTGAGATTTAATCAAAAACTTGCTATTGAGTTGGCTCAGGAAGAGGAGATAACTATCATAGCTGGACACTATGAGGGAATAGACGAGAGAGTAGTAGAGAGTAAAGTTGATTTGGAAGTTTCCATTGGGGATTTTGTTTTGACAGGGGGAGAGTTACCAGCTATGATGATGGCAGATTGTATAGCTAGACTTGTTCCTGGTGTAATCAAAAAAGAATCCTATGAGAATGACTCCTTTTTCAATGGACTTTTAGATTACCCTCACTATACAAGACCAGCTGAATATGAGGGAATGAAAGTTCCTGAAGTGTTACTTTCTGGACACCACAAGAATATAGAAACTTGGAGATTAAAGGAGAGTTTAAAAAGAACTTATCTGAGAAGAAGAGATTTGCTTGTGGGAAGAGAGCTAAGTAAAGAGGAGAAAAAGCTTTTAGCTGAGATTAAAAGAGAGCTTGGAAAGGAAAAAAATGATATATAA
- a CDS encoding gamma carbonic anhydrase family protein has translation MIYKLGEKTPKIGENNYIAENATVIGEVVTNENVSIWFGAVVRADMSKVTVGRDSNIQDNCTVHGDTPYPVTIGERVTIGHNCIIHGCTIGDNCVIGMGSILLNGSVIPKNCLVAAGAVVTPKLQAEEGSLIAGSPARVIRALTDENREYLQYAHKVYIEDIEKYKNLEEIK, from the coding sequence ATGATATATAAGTTGGGAGAAAAAACTCCAAAAATAGGAGAGAATAACTATATAGCAGAGAATGCCACTGTAATAGGAGAGGTAGTTACAAATGAAAATGTATCTATCTGGTTTGGAGCTGTTGTGAGAGCTGATATGAGCAAGGTTACTGTGGGAAGAGATTCTAATATTCAAGATAATTGTACAGTTCATGGAGATACTCCATATCCAGTAACTATAGGAGAGAGAGTAACTATTGGACACAACTGCATTATACATGGTTGTACTATTGGAGATAACTGTGTAATTGGTATGGGAAGTATACTTTTAAATGGGAGTGTAATTCCTAAAAATTGTCTAGTAGCTGCTGGTGCTGTTGTAACTCCAAAACTCCAAGCAGAAGAGGGAAGCCTTATAGCAGGTTCCCCAGCTAGAGTAATTAGAGCTTTAACTGATGAAAATAGAGAGTATCTTCAATATGCTCATAAGGTTTATATTGAGGATATTGAAAAATATAAAAACCTAGAAGAGATAAAATAG
- a CDS encoding RNA methyltransferase, with the protein MREKIYLGLVHYPVYNKNNSIVCTSVTNFDIHDISRSCRTYNVAGYRLIVPVDAQKMLTERIIGYWQEGTGGQFNKDREDAFSITRVMNSIEDTIAEIEEREGQRPVIITTSARIFPNTVGYKELSDKIFEDDRPYLLLFGTGWGLTDEVMDMSDYILEPIRGNTQYNHLSVRAAVAIILDRLLGEK; encoded by the coding sequence ATGAGAGAAAAAATTTATTTAGGATTAGTTCACTATCCTGTATATAATAAAAATAATAGCATAGTATGTACATCAGTTACAAACTTTGATATACATGATATTTCAAGAAGTTGTAGAACATACAATGTAGCTGGATATAGACTTATAGTTCCAGTAGATGCTCAAAAGATGTTAACAGAGAGAATAATCGGTTATTGGCAAGAGGGAACTGGAGGTCAGTTCAATAAAGACAGAGAGGATGCTTTTTCTATTACTAGAGTGATGAATAGCATTGAAGACACTATTGCTGAGATAGAGGAAAGAGAGGGACAAAGACCTGTTATCATAACTACTTCAGCTAGAATTTTCCCTAATACAGTGGGATATAAAGAGTTATCAGATAAGATATTTGAAGATGATAGACCTTACCTATTACTATTTGGAACAGGTTGGGGGCTTACAGATGAGGTAATGGATATGTCAGATTACATATTAGAGCCAATTAGAGGCAATACACAATACAACCATCTTTCTGTAAGAGCAGCAGTAGCTATCATATTAGATAGATTATTAGGAGAAAAATAA